Proteins encoded together in one uncultured Desulfosarcina sp. window:
- a CDS encoding TetR/AcrR family transcriptional regulator, with translation MPANNQRPYHHGDLRRSLIQAGTKMIEEKGLDGLSLREVARTAGVSHTAPYRHFRDKADLIAAIAQQGFERLTEDATAAAGRHAGDPREQFVAASVQYILFGVRKPRMAHLLFGGVINMKTAPRSLKEASWAAFQLVETIINSGKESGVFRDRDTMELAVATWSGIHGLAQLISGGYLTRLAATEQQVETLGKMVSELLLSGILKPEHGCG, from the coding sequence GTGCCCGCCAACAACCAACGCCCCTATCACCACGGAGACCTCCGCCGATCACTGATCCAGGCCGGGACGAAAATGATCGAAGAAAAAGGGCTGGACGGACTGAGCCTGCGCGAGGTGGCCCGGACCGCCGGGGTCAGCCATACGGCGCCCTACCGGCATTTCCGGGATAAAGCCGATCTGATTGCGGCCATCGCCCAGCAAGGCTTCGAGCGGCTTACGGAGGATGCCACCGCTGCCGCCGGCCGCCATGCCGGTGATCCGCGCGAACAGTTTGTGGCCGCCTCCGTGCAGTACATTCTTTTCGGAGTCAGAAAGCCCCGCATGGCCCATCTGCTGTTCGGCGGGGTCATCAATATGAAAACCGCGCCGCGGTCCCTCAAGGAGGCCTCCTGGGCCGCCTTTCAACTGGTGGAAACCATCATCAACAGCGGCAAGGAATCCGGCGTTTTCAGGGATCGCGATACCATGGAGCTGGCGGTGGCCACCTGGTCCGGCATCCATGGTCTGGCCCAGTTGATTTCCGGCGGCTACCTGACCCGCCTGGCCGCCACCGAGCAGCAGGTGGAAACGCTGGGGAAAATGGTGAGCGAACTGCTGCTGAGCGGCATTCTCAAACCGGAGCATGGCTGCGGATAA
- a CDS encoding DMT family transporter yields MASNQSQMSLLPGFFIAFLTVLFGANVVAIKLTLAGMGPLTTAGCRFALAAMAIAGWARVTGRCFHIQPGQAFQLMVVAAAFTLQLSLFYLGLERTEASRGVLISNLLPFFVLFLSHYFIPGERITWKKFVGILLGFAGVTVLFSGAQPFSDSIRTGDPIVLAAVVVWSCNVVYTKSIINAFEPFHLVLYPMIVSVPVFLSAGCLYDQRMFFDLNPVVLSAYAYQGLVTAAFGFVAWSTMLKRYGASTLHAFVFIMPIAGVVLSGIVLDEPITPNLLVAMLFIAAGILMVHINPKKPSFTFPLGRGL; encoded by the coding sequence ATGGCTTCGAACCAATCACAAATGAGCCTGCTGCCAGGTTTTTTCATTGCCTTTCTCACCGTTCTCTTCGGTGCCAATGTCGTTGCCATCAAACTGACGTTGGCCGGCATGGGGCCGCTGACCACCGCCGGGTGCCGGTTCGCCCTGGCGGCCATGGCGATCGCCGGCTGGGCCCGGGTCACCGGCCGCTGCTTTCACATTCAGCCGGGACAGGCCTTTCAACTGATGGTCGTCGCGGCGGCGTTCACCCTGCAACTGAGCCTGTTCTATCTGGGGCTGGAGCGCACCGAAGCCTCCCGCGGGGTGCTGATCTCCAACCTGCTGCCCTTTTTCGTGCTGTTTCTCTCCCATTATTTCATCCCGGGGGAAAGAATCACCTGGAAAAAATTCGTGGGTATTCTGCTGGGCTTTGCCGGGGTGACGGTGCTTTTTTCCGGTGCTCAGCCTTTTTCCGATTCCATCCGAACCGGAGATCCCATTGTCCTGGCAGCCGTGGTGGTCTGGTCCTGCAACGTCGTCTATACCAAAAGCATCATCAACGCCTTCGAACCGTTTCATCTGGTTCTCTATCCCATGATCGTTTCGGTACCGGTCTTTCTGTCTGCCGGCTGCCTGTACGACCAGCGGATGTTTTTCGACCTGAATCCAGTCGTTTTGAGCGCCTATGCGTATCAGGGCCTGGTCACCGCGGCCTTCGGTTTTGTGGCCTGGAGCACCATGCTGAAGCGATACGGCGCGTCCACCCTGCACGCCTTCGTTTTTATCATGCCCATCGCCGGGGTGGTGCTCAGCGGCATCGTGCTCGACGAACCCATCACCCCCAATCTGCTTGTGGCCATGCTTTTCATTGCCGCCGGCATTTTAATGGTTCATATCAACCCGAAGAAGCCGAGTTTTACCTTTCCCCTGGGCCGCGGGTTGTGA
- a CDS encoding DMT family transporter, with protein sequence MKTYAALVATMVFWGLSFVATKVALESVPTFTLVFIRFSLAALFFLFIRRGRKWPAFHGKDRLKMVLLALFEPGLYFIFETIGLQHTTAPKTALIIATVPLVVLLLSTVMLGERTNRIVAIGIGLSFCGIALLVVGDPEFGLTLEGSLLGDLLIGGAVVSAALYMVFARDLGRSYSSLEITFVQIVYGAAFYSLFFLWELPSIEWTTITLKSALAVGYLTVFATVGAFLCYNFALSQVPASKAAVFVNGIPVVTAIGAWLLLDERLTAIQAGGGALVLAAVFLTNLPARKNGCGGRLSPVRK encoded by the coding sequence ATGAAAACCTACGCCGCCCTGGTGGCCACCATGGTTTTCTGGGGCCTCTCTTTCGTTGCCACCAAGGTGGCGCTGGAAAGCGTGCCCACGTTCACGCTGGTCTTTATCCGGTTTTCACTGGCGGCCCTGTTCTTCCTGTTTATCCGGAGGGGCCGCAAGTGGCCGGCCTTTCATGGAAAAGATCGCCTGAAAATGGTGCTGCTGGCCCTGTTCGAGCCGGGGCTCTATTTTATTTTCGAAACCATCGGCCTCCAGCACACGACCGCTCCCAAGACCGCGCTGATCATCGCCACCGTTCCCCTGGTCGTGTTGCTGTTGAGCACGGTAATGCTCGGCGAACGCACCAACCGCATCGTTGCCATCGGCATCGGGCTGTCTTTTTGCGGGATCGCGTTGCTGGTGGTTGGAGATCCGGAGTTCGGCTTGACTCTCGAAGGTTCCCTGCTGGGGGATCTGCTGATTGGCGGCGCCGTGGTTTCGGCAGCCCTGTACATGGTTTTTGCCCGCGATCTGGGGCGCAGCTATTCGTCCCTTGAAATCACGTTTGTGCAGATCGTGTACGGCGCGGCCTTTTACAGCCTGTTTTTTCTATGGGAACTGCCGTCCATCGAATGGACGACAATCACGCTTAAATCCGCGCTGGCCGTCGGCTACCTGACCGTCTTTGCCACGGTGGGCGCCTTTTTATGTTACAATTTTGCTCTCTCCCAGGTTCCGGCTTCGAAAGCGGCCGTGTTTGTCAACGGCATCCCGGTAGTGACCGCCATCGGCGCATGGTTACTGCTGGACGAAAGGCTTACCGCCATCCAGGCCGGCGGCGGCGCGCTGGTCCTGGCCGCGGTTTTCCTGACCAATCTGCCTGCGCGAAAAAATGGCTGTGGCGGTCGTTTGTCGCCAGTGCGGAAATGA
- a CDS encoding YkgJ family cysteine cluster protein produces MQNVISKLEKHQTFCFSCSPQVPCFNACCRDLNQVLTPYDVLCLKQYLKMTSTDFLKTYTRASTGPGTGLPVVSLRFGDAQDLACPFVTPDGCRVYPARPASCRTYPLARGVSRDRQTGTLTEHWALIREPHCKGFQEGRPTTVEQWVDDQQIADHNRMNDHMLELIGQKNRFRPGVLPPSEEKRVYTALYDLDTFRGQIDEAVADMPAASLPELDFSDDVELLCSAMDWVRQTVFENRPAGAELSGKKERR; encoded by the coding sequence GTGCAAAACGTCATTTCCAAGCTGGAAAAACATCAGACCTTTTGTTTTTCCTGTTCGCCGCAGGTTCCCTGCTTCAACGCCTGCTGCCGGGATCTCAACCAGGTCCTGACACCCTATGACGTCCTGTGCCTCAAGCAATATCTGAAGATGACGTCCACCGATTTTTTGAAAACGTATACCCGGGCGAGCACCGGCCCCGGAACCGGTCTGCCGGTGGTCAGCCTGCGATTCGGCGATGCGCAGGATCTGGCCTGTCCTTTTGTCACGCCGGACGGATGTCGCGTTTACCCGGCCCGGCCGGCCTCCTGCCGGACTTATCCCCTGGCCCGGGGCGTCTCCCGCGACCGGCAAACGGGAACGCTGACCGAACACTGGGCCTTGATCCGGGAGCCGCACTGCAAGGGGTTCCAGGAAGGGCGGCCCACCACCGTCGAACAGTGGGTGGACGACCAGCAGATCGCCGACCACAACCGCATGAACGACCACATGCTGGAACTGATCGGACAGAAGAACCGTTTTCGCCCGGGAGTGTTGCCTCCTTCCGAAGAAAAACGTGTTTACACGGCCCTTTACGACCTGGATACCTTCCGCGGCCAAATCGATGAGGCGGTTGCCGATATGCCAGCCGCCAGTCTTCCGGAACTAGATTTTTCCGACGACGTCGAATTGCTCTGTTCCGCCATGGACTGGGTCCGGCAGACGGTGTTCGAAAACCGACCGGCGGGCGCCGAGCTTTCCGGGAAAAAGGAGCGCCGATGA
- a CDS encoding sugar phosphate isomerase/epimerase, producing the protein MQFGAMNFPVTPVLQEIETFARLGFDYLELAMDPPMAHYSTISSNRAAIVKSLRDNDLGLVCHLPTFVSTADLTESIRQASITEMRRSMEVAAELGAKKIVLHPSMARGMGSFVLDTVHAYAVDFLSEMVSLAETLDLTLCLENMFPFNGIGVELDDFEKWLERFPGLMLTLDSGHANIDDRRGKRLKGFFDHFGRRIGHFHLSDNRGKRDDHLAVGQGTVRFAVLVDRIKALGYDETITLEVFDADRRMLVKSREKIEAMLTTS; encoded by the coding sequence ATGCAGTTCGGTGCCATGAATTTTCCGGTAACGCCGGTATTGCAGGAGATCGAAACCTTCGCCCGCTTGGGGTTCGATTATCTGGAATTGGCCATGGATCCGCCCATGGCCCATTACAGCACCATTTCATCCAACCGGGCGGCCATCGTGAAATCCCTGCGGGACAACGACCTGGGCTTGGTCTGCCACCTGCCCACCTTCGTTTCGACCGCCGATCTCACGGAAAGCATCCGGCAGGCCTCCATTACGGAAATGCGCCGTTCCATGGAGGTGGCTGCCGAGTTGGGGGCCAAAAAGATCGTCCTGCATCCCTCCATGGCCCGCGGCATGGGCTCATTTGTGTTGGATACGGTGCATGCCTACGCCGTGGATTTTTTATCGGAAATGGTCAGCCTGGCTGAAACGCTGGATCTGACCCTGTGCCTGGAAAACATGTTTCCCTTCAACGGAATCGGGGTGGAATTGGACGATTTCGAAAAATGGCTGGAACGGTTTCCCGGCCTGATGCTGACCCTGGATAGCGGCCACGCCAACATTGACGACCGGCGCGGCAAACGGCTGAAAGGATTTTTCGATCATTTCGGCCGCCGCATCGGCCACTTTCATCTCAGTGACAACCGGGGCAAACGGGACGACCATCTGGCCGTGGGGCAGGGCACCGTTAGATTCGCGGTACTGGTGGACCGGATCAAAGCGCTGGGCTACGACGAAACGATCACCCTGGAAGTGTTCGATGCCGACCGCAGGATGCTGGTTAAGAGCCGGGAAAAAATCGAGGCGATGTTGACGACTTCGTAA
- a CDS encoding cache domain-containing protein: protein MRPPSAGKRSELALSFKILIPAALMFLLFIYFSYFVVLPLMENKMMAQKRQTLRSMGTAVWHLLDHLHHKAETGEMTVDKARTMALSMVKTLRFGTDGKDYCWISDLETVVLMHPYQMDLVGRRLTEHADASTRRAFTRAIDLVKASGEGFIDYQWQWQDDPSRIGSKLSYVKFYEPWGWMLGTGLYVQDVRAEISLLTRQLFALLLAVLVVSTVFCFYVYQQASTIERQRQRAESINRVLIQISNAASTTFDLDALYRSIHLSLGAIIDVSNFYIALYDRETDAISFPYYRDEVDTVYPMIGNIHRSGALTAKVIRTAATVLSTREEAFAWAASQGESPVGTPSALWLGVPLKSKKRSDRRDGHPKLQRRRSFRQNRCRCVRVRIRPGSHGH, encoded by the coding sequence ATGCGACCCCCTTCAGCAGGCAAACGCTCCGAACTGGCGCTCTCCTTCAAAATTCTGATCCCCGCGGCGCTGATGTTCCTGCTGTTCATCTACTTTTCCTATTTTGTCGTTCTTCCCCTGATGGAAAACAAAATGATGGCGCAAAAACGACAAACGCTGCGCAGCATGGGCACTGCGGTGTGGCATCTGCTGGACCATTTACACCATAAGGCCGAAACCGGGGAGATGACAGTTGACAAAGCCCGCACCATGGCCCTTTCGATGGTAAAAACCCTTCGCTTCGGAACCGATGGAAAGGATTATTGTTGGATCAGCGACCTTGAAACCGTTGTGCTCATGCATCCTTACCAGATGGATTTGGTCGGCCGGCGGTTGACGGAACACGCTGACGCATCGACACGCCGTGCGTTCACCAGGGCGATCGATCTCGTCAAGGCATCCGGTGAGGGATTCATCGACTATCAGTGGCAATGGCAGGACGATCCATCACGGATCGGGTCCAAACTGTCCTATGTGAAATTCTACGAACCCTGGGGATGGATGCTGGGAACCGGGCTCTATGTTCAGGATGTGCGTGCCGAGATTTCCTTATTGACCCGGCAGCTCTTTGCGCTTTTGCTGGCTGTGCTGGTGGTCTCCACGGTGTTCTGCTTCTACGTCTATCAGCAGGCATCGACCATCGAACGCCAGCGTCAGCGGGCGGAAAGCATCAACCGGGTGCTGATTCAAATTTCCAATGCGGCCAGTACCACCTTCGACCTCGATGCCCTGTACCGCTCCATTCATCTTTCTCTGGGAGCAATCATCGACGTCTCCAATTTTTATATCGCCCTGTATGATCGCGAAACGGATGCGATCTCCTTCCCCTATTATCGCGATGAAGTGGATACCGTCTATCCGATGATCGGAAACATCCACCGCTCAGGCGCTCTTACGGCCAAAGTCATCCGGACGGCGGCAACCGTATTGTCGACCCGGGAAGAGGCCTTCGCCTGGGCTGCCAGCCAGGGAGAATCGCCGGTGGGGACTCCGTCGGCCCTGTGGCTGGGCGTGCCATTGAAAAGCAAAAAACGAAGTGATCGGCGTGATGGTCACCCAAAGCTACAGCGACGCCGATCATTTCGACAAAACCGATGTCGATGTGTTCGCGTCCGTATCCGACCAGGTAGCCATGGCCATTGA
- a CDS encoding exopolyphosphatase: protein MRVVTRPDFDGVVCAALLMDALRIDTSILWTQPSDMQHRRVDIREGDVVANLPYHENCSLWFDHHYSNQPEKSVSGAFKIAPSAAGIVYEYYRDRLNRDYAELIRQTDRIDSADLTVDEILRPEKYPYVLLSMTISNREPSEAIYWDHLVNLLRTLPLDRIMEDGMVKSRCRQVVADNAAYEKALMAHTKMVGHVSVTDFRDLDPAPNGNRFLIYSLFPECTVNVKILYDKDHLASIKVGHSILNRGCKVNVGKMLSTFEGGGHPGAGACRFPREKASDYLERILKILLRNEPV from the coding sequence ATGAGAGTGGTAACCCGACCCGATTTTGACGGCGTGGTCTGTGCCGCCCTGCTGATGGACGCGCTGCGGATCGATACATCGATTTTATGGACCCAGCCCAGCGACATGCAGCATCGGCGGGTGGACATCCGCGAGGGCGACGTGGTCGCCAACCTGCCCTATCACGAAAATTGCTCCCTGTGGTTCGATCACCACTATTCCAACCAACCGGAGAAGTCGGTAAGCGGGGCCTTTAAGATCGCACCTTCGGCAGCCGGAATCGTCTATGAATACTACCGTGATCGCCTGAATCGGGATTATGCGGAATTGATTCGCCAGACCGACCGCATCGATTCGGCCGATCTGACCGTGGACGAAATCCTGCGGCCCGAAAAATATCCCTACGTCCTTCTTTCCATGACCATTTCCAACCGCGAACCTTCGGAAGCGATCTATTGGGACCATCTGGTGAACCTGCTGCGGACCCTGCCCCTGGACCGAATCATGGAAGACGGGATGGTCAAGTCGCGCTGCCGGCAGGTGGTGGCGGACAACGCCGCCTATGAAAAAGCCCTGATGGCCCACACCAAAATGGTCGGGCACGTTTCCGTGACCGATTTCCGAGATCTCGATCCGGCGCCCAATGGCAACCGTTTTCTGATCTACTCGCTGTTTCCCGAATGCACGGTGAACGTTAAAATTCTTTATGACAAGGATCACCTGGCCAGCATCAAGGTGGGACACTCCATCTTGAACCGCGGGTGCAAGGTAAATGTGGGCAAAATGCTTTCCACCTTCGAAGGTGGCGGGCACCCCGGCGCCGGTGCCTGCCGTTTCCCCAGAGAAAAAGCGTCGGACTACCTGGAGCGCATCCTTAAGATCCTGTTACGAAACGAGCCTGTATAG
- a CDS encoding SDR family oxidoreductase — translation MTTREKTAFVLGGIKGIGKAIALDLLTRGIRVAATWHDWPENLAAMQRDFAATGTDHWIERIDLLDTDAIPRLVETVVDRFGRLDILINNIERGGWPVVHGAYTREQWDLEMATTLRAKQWVFEAALPHLKASGDGAVVNLSSIAGIVGRSGPASYLFNEGYAAANRGISLLTETWARLGAPHVRVNELMIGVVETRHGMHTRGWGLLTEKQRQAIVDHTLACRIGRVDDVVRAVRFLLDEAPFMTGSVVRLDGGYCLGGEAVAPMPEGVV, via the coding sequence ATGACAACCCGTGAAAAAACCGCCTTCGTGCTTGGGGGCATCAAAGGCATCGGCAAGGCCATCGCCCTGGATCTGCTGACTCGCGGCATCCGGGTGGCGGCCACCTGGCATGACTGGCCGGAAAACCTTGCGGCCATGCAGCGCGATTTCGCGGCCACCGGCACGGACCACTGGATCGAACGCATCGACCTTCTGGATACCGATGCCATTCCCCGCCTGGTGGAAACGGTCGTCGACCGGTTCGGGCGGCTGGACATCCTGATCAACAACATTGAACGGGGAGGATGGCCGGTGGTCCATGGCGCGTATACACGAGAGCAATGGGACCTGGAGATGGCCACCACGCTGCGGGCCAAGCAATGGGTGTTCGAAGCCGCCCTGCCCCATCTCAAGGCATCCGGTGACGGCGCTGTGGTCAACCTTTCGTCCATTGCCGGCATCGTCGGCCGCAGCGGCCCGGCCAGCTACCTTTTCAACGAAGGTTACGCGGCCGCCAACCGCGGCATTTCCCTGCTCACGGAAACCTGGGCGCGTTTGGGTGCGCCTCATGTGCGGGTCAACGAACTGATGATCGGGGTGGTCGAAACCCGCCACGGCATGCATACGCGGGGGTGGGGACTGCTGACCGAAAAACAGCGCCAGGCCATTGTCGATCACACCCTTGCGTGCAGAATCGGGCGAGTGGACGACGTTGTCCGGGCCGTCCGTTTTCTGCTGGACGAGGCCCCTTTCATGACGGGCAGCGTCGTGCGGCTGGATGGCGGCTATTGCCTGGGCGGTGAGGCCGTCGCTCCCATGCCCGAAGGTGTGGTCTGA
- the aprA gene encoding adenylyl-sulfate reductase subunit alpha produces MALPNKPVGELKAVRDPEVDEREVDVLIVGGGMAACGTAFEVKKWLKDDQTVLLCDKAAMERSGAVAQGLSAINTFVGDNPKEDYVRMVRNDLMGLVREDLIYDLGCHVDDSVYLFEEWGLPVWKKSEDGKNMDGKKGQAMGTLKSGAQPVRTGKWQIMINGESYKRIVAEAAKLALGEDNIIERCFIVELLLDATVPNQIAGAVGFSVRENKVYIIKCKTMMVACGGAVNIYQPRSVGEGKGRAWYPVWNAGSTYTMAMKVGAELTMMENRFTPARFKDGYGPVGAWFLLFKAKTLNGLGEPFAGSDAAKAELEKYAPYGTAAITPTCLRNHLMLFEMKEGRGPILMDTVSALATLGATMDKKELKHLESEAWEDFLDMTCGQANLWCAQDCEPEKKNSEVMPTEPYLLGSHSGCCGLWCSGPDYDWVPDAYKIKARNGKVYKQMTTVEGLFTAGDGVGGSGHKFSSGSHAEGRIAAKQMVRYATDFADFTPTLKQSKEELVDLVYKPVRTFLDHCDYTTAIDINPNYMKPNGMMYRLMKATHEYGAGTATFYQTTSKCLEIVMDLLATMREDCEKLAAGDLHELMRCWEIEHRIWTVESHLRHIQFRKETRYPGFYYQSDYPGQDDENWFCFVNSKYDPEKKEWDIFKKDYIKIIPD; encoded by the coding sequence ATGGCATTACCGAATAAACCTGTGGGTGAACTCAAGGCCGTGCGGGATCCTGAAGTTGACGAGCGCGAAGTTGATGTCCTCATCGTTGGCGGTGGTATGGCTGCCTGCGGTACCGCATTTGAAGTTAAAAAATGGCTCAAAGACGACCAGACCGTACTGCTGTGCGACAAGGCCGCCATGGAGCGTTCCGGCGCCGTTGCCCAGGGTCTGTCCGCTATCAACACATTTGTTGGCGACAACCCCAAAGAAGACTACGTGCGCATGGTCCGCAACGACCTGATGGGTCTGGTCCGTGAAGACCTGATCTACGACCTGGGCTGCCATGTCGACGATTCCGTTTACCTGTTCGAAGAATGGGGACTGCCCGTCTGGAAAAAGAGCGAAGACGGAAAGAACATGGACGGTAAAAAAGGCCAGGCCATGGGTACCCTGAAATCCGGTGCTCAGCCGGTTCGTACCGGTAAATGGCAGATCATGATCAACGGTGAGTCCTACAAGCGTATCGTCGCCGAAGCCGCCAAACTGGCCCTTGGCGAAGACAACATCATCGAGCGCTGCTTCATCGTCGAACTGCTCCTGGATGCCACTGTGCCGAATCAGATTGCCGGTGCGGTTGGTTTCTCCGTCCGCGAAAACAAAGTCTACATCATCAAATGCAAAACCATGATGGTTGCCTGCGGCGGCGCTGTGAACATCTACCAGCCCCGTTCGGTCGGTGAAGGTAAAGGCCGCGCCTGGTATCCGGTATGGAACGCTGGTTCCACCTACACCATGGCCATGAAGGTCGGTGCCGAACTCACCATGATGGAAAACCGTTTCACCCCGGCCCGTTTTAAAGACGGTTACGGCCCGGTTGGTGCATGGTTCCTGCTGTTCAAGGCCAAAACCCTCAACGGCTTGGGCGAACCGTTTGCCGGTAGCGACGCCGCCAAGGCCGAACTGGAAAAATACGCTCCCTACGGCACCGCCGCCATTACGCCGACCTGTCTGCGTAACCACCTGATGCTGTTCGAGATGAAAGAAGGCCGCGGTCCGATCCTGATGGACACCGTCTCCGCACTGGCCACCTTGGGCGCCACCATGGACAAGAAAGAACTCAAGCACCTCGAGTCCGAAGCTTGGGAAGACTTCCTGGATATGACCTGCGGCCAGGCCAACCTGTGGTGTGCTCAGGACTGCGAACCGGAGAAGAAAAACTCCGAAGTTATGCCCACCGAGCCTTACCTGCTGGGCTCCCACTCCGGCTGCTGCGGTCTGTGGTGCTCCGGCCCCGATTACGACTGGGTCCCGGATGCATACAAAATCAAAGCCCGCAACGGCAAGGTCTACAAACAGATGACCACGGTCGAGGGTCTGTTCACCGCCGGCGACGGCGTGGGCGGCTCCGGTCACAAGTTCTCCTCCGGTTCCCATGCCGAGGGTCGTATCGCCGCCAAGCAGATGGTGCGCTACGCAACGGACTTCGCCGATTTCACCCCGACCCTGAAGCAGTCCAAGGAAGAACTGGTCGACCTGGTTTACAAACCGGTTCGCACCTTCCTGGATCATTGCGACTACACCACCGCCATCGACATCAACCCCAACTACATGAAACCCAACGGGATGATGTACCGCCTGATGAAGGCCACCCATGAGTACGGTGCTGGAACGGCCACCTTCTATCAGACCACCAGCAAGTGCCTGGAAATCGTCATGGATCTGCTTGCCACCATGCGCGAAGACTGCGAGAAGCTGGCTGCCGGCGATCTGCACGAACTGATGAGATGCTGGGAAATCGAACACCGCATCTGGACGGTGGAATCTCACCTGCGTCACATCCAGTTCCGTAAAGAGACCCGCTACCCGGGCTTCTACTATCAGTCCGACTATCCGGGACAGGATGACGAAAACTGGTTCTGCTTCGTCAACTCCAAGTACGATCCGGAAAAGAAGGAGTGGGATATCTTCAAGAAAGACTACATCAAGATTATCCCGGACTAA
- a CDS encoding ATP-binding protein — translation MVTQSYSDADHFDKTDVDVFASVSDQVAMAIERKTYEMRLKEAHDALEMRIRRRTNALMKINRRLESEIRKQEQTENILRESEARLIQSERLAATGQLAASIAHEINSPLQGVTSLLNVMRREYGRDNQLAGDLELVQGAFTSISKTVKNLLDLNRPGKEKNRPVQIQEVITQTAALVKAYLKDNHVRLELDLPAALPPIMGSPQELSQVFMNLITNSVESLNMDPTYSDRRIAIEAQTAGEQVEVRVTDTGIGIGAEDISRVFDAFFTSKKTMGMGVGLSICHRIIEGHNGTIEARNLSDRGAVFTIRLPVNDPST, via the coding sequence ATGGTCACCCAAAGCTACAGCGACGCCGATCATTTCGACAAAACCGATGTCGATGTGTTCGCGTCCGTATCCGACCAGGTAGCCATGGCCATTGAACGGAAAACCTACGAAATGCGGTTGAAAGAAGCACACGATGCTTTAGAGATGCGCATTCGCAGGCGGACCAATGCCCTGATGAAAATCAACCGCCGTCTGGAAAGCGAAATTCGCAAGCAGGAGCAGACCGAAAACATCCTGCGGGAAAGCGAAGCGCGCTTGATCCAGTCGGAACGCCTGGCAGCCACCGGCCAGTTGGCCGCCTCCATTGCCCACGAAATCAATTCGCCCCTTCAGGGCGTGACCTCCCTGTTGAACGTCATGCGGCGGGAATATGGCCGGGACAATCAACTGGCGGGGGATCTGGAGCTGGTCCAGGGGGCGTTTACGAGTATCAGCAAAACCGTCAAGAATCTGCTGGACTTGAACCGGCCGGGCAAAGAGAAAAACCGGCCGGTGCAGATCCAGGAGGTGATCACCCAGACCGCCGCCCTGGTAAAAGCGTACCTCAAGGACAACCACGTCCGGCTCGAACTGGATCTGCCGGCCGCTCTGCCGCCAATTATGGGCTCGCCCCAGGAACTGAGCCAGGTTTTCATGAACCTGATCACCAACAGTGTGGAGTCGCTGAACATGGATCCGACCTATTCGGATCGCCGCATTGCCATCGAAGCGCAAACGGCCGGCGAACAGGTGGAGGTCCGGGTCACGGATACCGGCATCGGCATTGGCGCCGAAGATATCTCCCGTGTCTTCGACGCCTTTTTTACCAGCAAAAAGACCATGGGCATGGGCGTCGGCCTGTCCATCTGCCACCGTATCATCGAGGGGCACAATGGAACCATCGAGGCCCGCAATCTTTCGGATCGGGGGGCGGTGTTTACCATCCGATTGCCGGTCAACGACCCTTCAACCTAA
- the aprB gene encoding adenylyl-sulfate reductase subunit beta, with product MPSFVIQEKCDGCKGGDKTACMYICPNDLMVLDPNAMKAYNQEPDQCWECFSCVKICPTQAIEVRGYADFVPLGSSIMPMMGTEDVMWTCKFRNGLIKRFKFPIRTTPEGQANAYADLKGKDLESGLLSTEEADGYTIPTPNL from the coding sequence ATGCCAAGTTTTGTAATTCAGGAAAAATGTGACGGCTGCAAGGGTGGCGATAAAACCGCTTGCATGTACATTTGTCCCAATGACCTGATGGTGCTGGATCCCAACGCCATGAAAGCCTACAACCAGGAACCGGATCAGTGCTGGGAGTGCTTTTCTTGCGTAAAAATCTGCCCCACCCAGGCCATCGAAGTGCGCGGCTACGCCGATTTCGTGCCGCTGGGAAGCTCCATCATGCCCATGATGGGTACCGAGGACGTCATGTGGACCTGTAAATTCAGAAACGGACTCATCAAGCGCTTCAAGTTCCCCATCCGGACCACTCCAGAAGGCCAGGCCAATGCCTACGCCGACCTCAAGGGCAAGGATCTCGAAAGCGGTCTGCTCTCCACGGAAGAAGCCGACGGCTACACCATTCCGACCCCGAATCTGTAA